Proteins from a single region of Candidatus Poribacteria bacterium:
- a CDS encoding methyltransferase domain-containing protein: protein MLYSIIVSAGLENIAREELSARFETNLKILERKPQRIIFQYAGNPRELLSLRTAEHLFLILKRIPKMTRSRSSLAVLRGSLTRLSFKELFECCRQVGINVRKRMPFRVTSRLSGKRNFRRLDLQRVIERALSERGWYLASTQAALDVWAEVHGDDGYISIKLSPNDMAQRPYKQAHIPASLKPTLAYSMVRLSKPHPDDVFLDAMCGAGTILLERALIGRYRYLIGGDVSTEALDATVMNFGRKHQPRQFFHWDARTLPLQPNTVDKIVCNLPFGETIGNIPQLTNLYRHCLKEYARVLKPRGRMVLLTSQRTLLNDELEKLRFLGVQQRLTVDVRGKQAWIYVIRFT from the coding sequence ATGCTTTATTCTATCATCGTTAGTGCAGGATTAGAGAACATCGCACGCGAGGAGTTATCCGCGCGTTTTGAAACCAATCTGAAAATCCTGGAACGTAAACCGCAGCGCATCATCTTCCAATATGCGGGTAACCCGCGTGAGCTGCTATCTCTGCGAACAGCCGAACATCTCTTTCTCATTCTAAAGCGGATACCAAAGATGACACGCTCGCGCAGTTCATTGGCAGTGCTGCGTGGTTCACTGACGCGTTTAAGTTTCAAGGAGCTGTTCGAGTGCTGTCGGCAGGTGGGTATCAATGTGCGGAAACGGATGCCGTTTCGCGTGACGAGTCGGTTGTCTGGCAAACGCAACTTCCGCCGTCTCGACCTGCAGCGCGTGATTGAGCGCGCCTTATCGGAGCGCGGGTGGTATTTGGCATCGACTCAAGCAGCACTGGATGTCTGGGCAGAGGTACACGGAGACGATGGCTATATCAGTATCAAACTTTCCCCAAACGATATGGCACAGCGTCCATATAAACAGGCGCATATCCCCGCGTCCCTCAAACCGACGTTGGCGTATAGCATGGTGCGCCTTTCAAAACCCCATCCGGACGATGTCTTTTTAGACGCTATGTGTGGTGCTGGGACGATTCTTTTGGAACGTGCACTTATCGGTCGCTACCGTTATCTCATCGGTGGTGATGTCTCTACAGAGGCGTTAGATGCTACCGTGATGAATTTCGGCAGGAAACATCAACCCCGTCAATTTTTCCATTGGGATGCACGCACTTTACCACTACAACCGAACACAGTTGATAAAATCGTCTGTAATCTCCCATTCGGTGAGACTATCGGAAACATTCCTCAGTTGACGAATCTATATCGGCACTGTCTCAAGGAGTATGCACGCGTCTTGAAACCGAGGGGGAGGATGGTGCTGCTCACCTCGCAACGTACACTTCTCAATGACGAGCTGGAAAAACTGCGTTTTCTCGGTGTTCAGCAACGGTTGACAGTCGATGTCCGTGGAAAACAAGCATGGATATATGTCATCCGGTTTACATAA